The Metabacillus schmidteae genome has a segment encoding these proteins:
- a CDS encoding carbohydrate ABC transporter permease: MIKTGTDKQVTMSTALGGNTSKRRLNLSPYLYIGPHLILFGIFFLFPTIFGIYISFTNWDLIGEPEFIGMANYTEILFNKDSTFFEQLRIGLGNTFKFVLFTVPACIIVPLLLAAGLNTKPKGLKFFQALFYMPTLFSVSAVMIIFSMLYSASFGPINHYLKMDTNLLATQPYAWMTLVTVTVWWTIGANMIIYQAALNGISKDLYEAASIDGANSVQKFFRITLPSIRAQLLYTVVITTIAQFNVYGQPLMLTNGGPTSSTTVLLMYIQENAFGSGISIAGIGAAMAVILGICIMIVSAIQFFFLRNRD, from the coding sequence ATGATAAAAACTGGAACAGATAAACAAGTAACTATGTCCACAGCGCTGGGTGGGAATACGAGTAAAAGAAGATTAAATTTATCTCCATATCTCTACATAGGTCCCCACCTCATTTTATTTGGCATCTTTTTTCTATTTCCGACTATATTTGGAATTTACATTTCATTTACCAATTGGGACCTAATAGGTGAGCCTGAGTTTATTGGGATGGCAAACTATACGGAAATCTTGTTTAATAAAGATTCTACTTTTTTCGAACAATTACGAATAGGTTTGGGAAATACATTTAAATTTGTTCTTTTTACAGTTCCTGCTTGTATCATTGTTCCATTGCTCTTAGCTGCAGGTCTAAATACAAAACCTAAAGGGTTGAAATTTTTCCAGGCATTATTTTACATGCCGACATTATTTTCAGTTTCTGCGGTTATGATCATCTTTTCAATGTTATACAGTGCTTCTTTTGGACCAATCAATCACTACCTTAAAATGGATACAAACTTGCTTGCTACTCAGCCGTATGCGTGGATGACATTAGTAACTGTAACGGTTTGGTGGACAATCGGTGCAAATATGATTATTTATCAAGCAGCGTTAAATGGGATTTCGAAAGATTTATACGAAGCGGCCTCTATAGATGGAGCAAACAGTGTTCAAAAATTTTTTAGAATTACTCTTCCCAGTATAAGAGCTCAATTATTATATACAGTCGTTATTACGACAATTGCCCAATTTAATGTATATGGACAACCGCTCATGTTAACAAATGGTGGACCAACAAGTTCAACAACTGTCCTGCTAATGTACATTCAAGAAAACGCATTTGGTTCCGGAATTTCAATTGCCGGTATTGGGGCAGCGATGGCTGTCATTCTCGGAATTTGTATTATGATTGTTTCAGCTATTCAATTCTTCTTTTTAAGAAACCGTGATTAG
- a CDS encoding carbohydrate ABC transporter permease, translating into MKKKKFPKYISFLFLFMMAIIWIVPLWYTFFSTFKSEADIQSNAFTILPINWVIGNYQDVLFENTSAPVAKWFINSLIISVSQTVLVLVLVSLAGYGYARMKFKGRDAIFLFLMATMMFPAVVNLIPLYKIVDTLGWVNSYLAAIVPGAAGVFSIFLVRQFMLGIPMDFDESARVDGASDFQIFTKLILPLIRPVLTVVALFTFTGAWNDFLWPSIVFNEVEMMPITPGLQLLQGMYGSLEVAHSLTGALIAIVPTFILYLFTQKYFMESLSLSSGVKG; encoded by the coding sequence ATGAAGAAAAAAAAGTTTCCTAAGTATATCTCATTCCTCTTCTTATTCATGATGGCTATTATATGGATTGTACCACTATGGTACACATTCTTTTCTACATTCAAAAGTGAAGCAGATATCCAATCAAATGCATTTACGATTTTACCGATAAATTGGGTTATCGGTAACTATCAGGATGTTCTTTTTGAGAATACGAGCGCTCCAGTAGCAAAGTGGTTTATCAATTCACTAATCATTTCTGTTTCTCAAACTGTTTTAGTATTAGTTCTTGTTTCATTAGCCGGGTATGGATATGCAAGAATGAAATTCAAGGGAAGGGATGCTATTTTTCTTTTTCTAATGGCTACGATGATGTTCCCAGCTGTAGTTAATCTCATTCCTCTATATAAAATTGTTGATACACTGGGGTGGGTGAACAGTTATTTGGCAGCCATCGTTCCGGGTGCTGCTGGAGTATTTAGTATCTTTCTTGTCAGACAGTTTATGTTAGGAATTCCTATGGACTTTGATGAATCCGCGCGAGTTGATGGTGCTTCTGATTTTCAAATTTTCACAAAATTAATCTTGCCTCTAATTAGACCTGTATTAACGGTTGTCGCCTTATTTACATTTACTGGGGCTTGGAATGATTTCCTTTGGCCTTCAATTGTGTTTAATGAAGTTGAAATGATGCCAATTACACCTGGTTTACAATTGCTTCAGGGAATGTATGGTTCACTTGAGGTTGCCCATTCTTTAACAGGAGCACTGATTGCCATTGTTCCAACATTTATCCTTTATCTATTTACACAAAAATATTTTATGGAATCACTTTCCTTGTCATCAGGGGTTAAAGGGTAA